The following proteins are encoded in a genomic region of Nicoliella spurrieriana:
- the rpsD gene encoding 30S ribosomal protein S4 gives MSRYTGPSWRISRRLGVSLSGTGKELARRPYAPGDHGQGRRQKLSEYGTQLREKQKLRYMYGMTERQFANLFVRAGKVREGRHGDNFLILLERRLDNVVYRLGLATTRRQARQLVNHGHITVDGKRVDIPSYEVEPNQVVAVREKSKDLQIIKDAVDAVVGRPAYVTFDADKLEGSLNRLPQRDELNADIDPSLIVEYYNKL, from the coding sequence ATGTCAAGATATACAGGTCCAAGTTGGAGAATTTCTCGCCGTCTTGGTGTATCTTTATCAGGTACTGGTAAAGAATTAGCTCGTCGTCCTTACGCACCTGGTGATCATGGTCAAGGTCGTCGTCAAAAACTTTCAGAATATGGTACTCAATTACGTGAAAAGCAAAAGCTTCGTTACATGTACGGTATGACTGAACGTCAATTCGCTAACTTATTTGTTCGCGCAGGTAAGGTTAGAGAAGGTCGTCACGGTGATAACTTCTTAATCTTACTAGAACGTCGTTTAGACAACGTTGTTTACCGTTTAGGTTTAGCTACTACTCGTCGTCAAGCACGTCAATTAGTTAACCACGGTCACATTACCGTTGATGGTAAGCGCGTTGATATCCCATCATACGAAGTTGAACCTAACCAAGTGGTTGCTGTTCGTGAAAAGTCTAAGGACTTACAAATCATCAAGGATGCTGTTGACGCCGTTGTTGGTCGTCCAGCATACGTTACCTTTGATGCAGATAAGCTTGAAGGTTCATTAAATCGGTTACCACAACGTGATGAACTTAATGCTGATATCGATCCATCACTTATTGTTGAATACTACAACAAGCTATAA
- a CDS encoding YueI family protein, which yields MANNDNDVNSRLEQSTVGTPKINPDEQRKYLGTFRERVSLAIMIQDLGTPQAQQALETEIKAHPDYQLLVNGQVGQDQIGPFMKLASQNNVKFTIRTDSFYFTNPDSYGVVYAAASAINVSPVELHQKYPNLFQNDGSSAANPEKPSFMDKLKHLFK from the coding sequence ATGGCAAATAATGATAATGATGTAAATAGCAGATTAGAGCAATCCACAGTCGGGACTCCTAAGATTAATCCAGATGAACAAAGAAAGTACCTGGGAACGTTTCGCGAACGGGTCTCACTTGCAATCATGATTCAAGATTTGGGCACTCCACAGGCTCAACAGGCCTTAGAAACTGAAATTAAGGCCCACCCAGATTATCAACTCTTGGTCAACGGTCAAGTGGGTCAAGATCAAATTGGTCCCTTTATGAAACTAGCATCCCAAAATAACGTTAAGTTCACAATCAGAACCGATTCATTTTACTTTACCAATCCCGATAGCTACGGCGTTGTTTATGCGGCTGCTAGCGCCATCAACGTTAGTCCAGTCGAGCTTCATCAAAAATACCCGAACCTATTCCAAAATGATGGTAGTAGTGCCGCTAACCCAGAAAAGCCATCATTTATGGATAAGTTAAAACACCTTTTTAAATAG
- a CDS encoding replication-associated recombination protein A — protein MQQPLAYRMRPKKIEDIVGQQSLVGPGKIINRMVKAKSLSSMILYGPPGTGKTSIASAIAGSTQYAFRKLNAATDTKKDLQIVAEEGKMSGTVVLLLDEIHRLDRTKQDFLLPLLESGQIIMIGATTENPYINISPAIRSRTEIFQVHPLTPDDIQIAVKRALNDQENGLGKIKIKLDDDALHLLTTGTNGDLRSALNALELAANSTDADASGVIHIQLQDIEECLQKKLLSADKNGDAHYDVISAFQKSIRGSDTNAALHYAARLMEAGDINSLTRRLIVIAYEDIGLANPSLCARTVTAVQAMEKLGLPEGRIPLADIIIELCISPKSNSGLTAIDAAIGDVKRGHFGQIPPYLKDAHYSGAKKLGHGINYQYPHDFPNDWVKQQYLPDQISSANYYHPKTNGKYEKAFANQYQKIQNAQRGH, from the coding sequence TTGCAACAACCATTAGCGTACCGGATGCGCCCTAAGAAAATCGAGGATATTGTCGGTCAACAATCCTTGGTCGGCCCCGGTAAAATTATTAATCGGATGGTGAAGGCCAAGTCGCTTTCTTCAATGATTTTATATGGTCCGCCCGGGACTGGGAAGACCAGCATTGCGAGTGCAATTGCTGGTTCCACTCAGTATGCATTTCGCAAACTAAACGCTGCCACCGATACCAAAAAAGACCTCCAAATTGTTGCTGAAGAGGGTAAAATGAGTGGTACCGTAGTTTTATTATTGGATGAAATTCACCGTTTGGACCGTACTAAGCAGGATTTCTTACTTCCCCTTCTCGAAAGTGGGCAAATCATTATGATTGGGGCCACCACTGAAAATCCATACATTAACATCAGCCCGGCCATTCGGAGTCGGACTGAGATTTTCCAGGTCCACCCCCTTACCCCTGATGACATTCAAATTGCAGTCAAAAGAGCATTGAATGATCAGGAAAACGGGCTGGGTAAGATAAAAATCAAATTAGATGATGATGCACTGCATTTACTCACGACTGGCACTAATGGTGATCTAAGAAGTGCGCTGAACGCCTTAGAACTGGCTGCTAACTCTACCGATGCGGACGCTAGTGGCGTCATTCATATTCAATTACAAGACATTGAAGAATGTCTGCAAAAAAAATTGCTCAGTGCTGACAAAAATGGTGATGCTCATTATGACGTCATCTCGGCCTTTCAAAAGTCGATCCGCGGTTCCGATACCAATGCTGCATTACACTATGCCGCTCGGCTGATGGAAGCTGGCGACATTAATTCGCTGACCAGACGCTTAATCGTAATCGCATACGAAGATATCGGATTAGCTAACCCCAGTTTATGTGCCCGGACCGTGACTGCAGTTCAAGCAATGGAAAAGCTAGGGTTACCGGAAGGCCGGATTCCACTTGCTGACATCATCATTGAACTTTGCATCTCGCCTAAGTCCAATTCAGGCTTAACCGCAATCGACGCAGCCATTGGTGATGTTAAGCGTGGTCATTTCGGACAGATTCCACCCTACCTTAAGGATGCTCACTACAGTGGTGCTAAAAAGCTGGGGCATGGAATCAACTATCAATACCCTCATGACTTTCCAAATGATTGGGTGAAACAACAGTACCTGCCAGATCAAATCAGTAGCGCTAATTACTACCACCCTAAAACCAACGGGAAGTATGAAAAAGCGTTTGCCAATCAATACCAAAAAATTCAAAATGCCCAACGTGGGCACTAA
- a CDS encoding universal stress protein — protein sequence MLGNYKNILVPVDGSKEAKLAFDKAVIIAKESKAGIHMVHVIDTRSFQNISSFDSSMIDEATANVKKTLDDYLDQANQAGVSNIDYSIEYGAPKVVIAREMPDRYHTDVIIMGATGLSAFERLMMGSVTDYVSKAAKCDVLIVRTDTNNQPVNKAK from the coding sequence ATGTTAGGTAACTACAAAAACATTTTAGTCCCAGTTGACGGTTCTAAGGAAGCTAAATTAGCCTTTGATAAGGCGGTCATCATTGCCAAGGAATCCAAAGCAGGCATTCACATGGTTCACGTTATTGATACCCGTTCATTCCAAAACATTTCAAGTTTTGATAGTTCAATGATCGATGAAGCCACTGCAAACGTTAAAAAGACGTTAGATGATTACCTAGACCAGGCTAATCAAGCCGGTGTATCAAATATCGACTATTCAATTGAATACGGTGCTCCAAAGGTGGTCATTGCCCGTGAAATGCCGGATCGTTACCATACCGATGTAATCATCATGGGCGCAACCGGATTGAGCGCGTTTGAACGTTTGATGATGGGTTCCGTAACTGATTATGTAAGTAAGGCTGCTAAGTGTGACGTGTTAATCGTTAGAACCGACACCAATAACCAACCTGTAAATAAAGCAAAATAA
- a CDS encoding helix-turn-helix transcriptional regulator, with product MRIMRTSNISRGSIRIMGSQIKRRRRQLQLSQTELAVNICTQGLISLIENKNVSPSIDIVYKICERLDLNIHDVITSGQISNKTLDLVEGAIWKSDYEKARQLIAKVNVANLASRELKSRYYCYLGDIHSKADLDYLNAIKNFEEVLVKYSGLSTENIYTTWAHIGMAKAYFMLNDLAQAEQFNELATSYLKIHQFSHRNNFKRLINIYVEAIDLQHHLLKHEEAMVLTRAACQFLRSIDSMYQLGPLNLAMARGLIASDAYAQAICYLDRAHHFGDYYNDDQLIDQVDKLRTLVTE from the coding sequence ATGAGAATAATGAGGACTAGTAATATTAGCCGTGGCTCAATTAGAATCATGGGGAGTCAAATTAAACGCCGTCGCCGCCAACTGCAGTTATCGCAAACTGAATTGGCGGTTAATATTTGTACCCAGGGGTTAATTAGTTTGATTGAAAACAAAAATGTTTCACCTAGTATTGACATTGTTTATAAAATTTGTGAGCGACTAGACTTAAATATTCACGATGTAATTACTAGTGGCCAGATTAGCAATAAAACACTTGATTTAGTGGAGGGTGCAATTTGGAAATCTGATTATGAGAAAGCCCGGCAATTAATTGCTAAGGTAAACGTAGCAAACCTTGCCAGTCGTGAACTTAAATCACGATATTATTGCTATCTAGGTGATATTCATTCTAAGGCTGATTTAGATTACTTAAACGCGATTAAAAATTTTGAAGAAGTCTTAGTTAAGTACAGTGGGTTATCGACTGAGAATATTTATACTACTTGGGCCCACATTGGAATGGCAAAAGCGTATTTCATGTTAAATGACCTAGCTCAAGCTGAACAGTTTAACGAATTAGCGACTAGTTACTTAAAAATCCATCAGTTTAGCCACCGCAATAACTTTAAACGCTTGATTAATATCTATGTCGAGGCGATCGATCTCCAACACCATCTTTTAAAACATGAAGAAGCAATGGTATTAACACGGGCAGCATGTCAGTTTTTAAGGTCAATTGATTCAATGTATCAACTCGGGCCGTTGAATTTAGCGATGGCAAGGGGATTAATTGCTTCTGATGCCTATGCGCAAGCAATTTGTTACTTAGACCGGGCACATCACTTTGGTGATTATTACAATGATGATCAACTAATTGACCAGGTTGATAAGCTCCGCACACTGGTTACAGAATAA
- a CDS encoding DNA-3-methyladenine glycosylase I yields the protein MASRCKWAQTDPQLMVYHDQEWGVPEYDSQTLFELMTLETFQAGLSWLTVLKKRPAFRLAFASFDFNVVANYDDKQLQLLLQNAAIIRNRQKIMATIDNAKTLVQLQAKQVTLSNLLWKYTNGQPLNHFRERDEAVSITEFVQPYVTEFKQLGFKRLGPTTMYSLLQAAGVVNDHELTCYRYKQIINFYENNC from the coding sequence ATGGCATCAAGATGTAAATGGGCGCAAACGGACCCCCAATTAATGGTTTACCATGATCAAGAGTGGGGGGTGCCGGAATATGATTCACAAACACTATTTGAGTTAATGACGTTAGAAACGTTTCAAGCGGGGTTAAGTTGGTTAACGGTTCTCAAAAAACGACCAGCATTTCGGCTGGCGTTTGCTAGTTTTGATTTTAACGTGGTTGCTAATTATGATGACAAACAATTGCAATTATTATTGCAGAACGCTGCCATCATTCGAAATCGTCAAAAAATAATGGCTACGATTGATAATGCTAAGACGTTGGTGCAGCTCCAAGCGAAACAAGTGACGTTATCGAACCTATTATGGAAATATACTAATGGTCAACCTTTAAACCATTTCAGGGAACGCGACGAAGCGGTTTCAATAACCGAATTCGTGCAACCATACGTGACTGAGTTTAAACAATTAGGCTTTAAAAGACTTGGCCCTACAACGATGTACTCGCTATTGCAAGCAGCGGGAGTGGTGAATGACCATGAATTAACTTGCTATAGATATAAACAAATCATTAATTTTTATGAAAACAATTGCTAA
- a CDS encoding D-alanine--D-alanine ligase family protein: protein MTKKMHVALFFGGNSSEHDVSKRSAHNIYDAMDKDKYDVSLFLMTKEGYLLSDTDSHRVFDGEDEDAVVKSVMPTVDASDPLANIANLGKIKDVDVFFPVIHGNLGEDGTIQGLFRLLQKPWVGSGILESAMAYDKDITKKMLDLYGVQNTKYVLLTPDNEGDYSYEKLAAQLGTRMFIKPANQGSSVGIHEVNNAEEYKDSLADAFRYDYKVLVEEAIQGPQELEISILGNEHPIASKLGAIRVPENDEFYTYENKFVDASEVHFDIPVDVSQKLADRITEMALTAYKGLGLKGMARIDFLVSKDDEPYLGEINTLPGFTNISLYPQLWNASGITYTELIDRLIELAIAEFNRRKQIHHDFTPLGKEKLSK, encoded by the coding sequence ATGACAAAGAAAATGCACGTGGCTCTCTTCTTTGGGGGCAATTCTTCCGAACATGATGTTTCGAAGCGTTCAGCTCATAACATCTACGATGCAATGGATAAGGATAAGTACGATGTAAGCTTATTCTTGATGACTAAGGAGGGGTATCTCCTCAGTGATACAGATTCCCACCGGGTATTTGATGGTGAAGATGAGGATGCAGTTGTGAAATCAGTAATGCCCACTGTTGACGCTTCTGATCCGTTAGCAAACATTGCCAATTTGGGGAAAATTAAGGATGTGGATGTCTTTTTCCCAGTCATTCACGGAAACTTAGGTGAAGATGGTACGATTCAAGGGTTATTCAGACTCTTGCAAAAGCCATGGGTCGGTAGTGGAATCTTAGAATCAGCAATGGCTTATGATAAGGACATTACCAAGAAAATGTTGGACTTATACGGAGTGCAAAATACGAAGTATGTCTTATTGACTCCTGATAATGAGGGGGATTATTCATACGAAAAATTGGCTGCTCAATTGGGGACACGGATGTTCATAAAGCCTGCTAATCAAGGCTCATCAGTTGGCATTCATGAAGTGAACAATGCTGAAGAATACAAGGATAGCTTAGCAGATGCCTTTCGTTATGACTACAAGGTCCTTGTTGAAGAAGCAATTCAGGGCCCCCAAGAATTAGAAATCTCGATTTTAGGGAATGAACACCCGATTGCTTCTAAGTTGGGTGCAATTCGGGTGCCTGAAAATGATGAATTCTATACTTATGAAAATAAATTCGTTGATGCTAGTGAAGTGCACTTTGATATTCCAGTTGATGTATCCCAAAAATTGGCGGATCGCATTACTGAAATGGCGTTAACTGCTTATAAGGGCCTCGGTTTAAAGGGGATGGCACGAATTGATTTCTTGGTATCTAAGGATGATGAACCATACTTAGGTGAAATTAATACGTTGCCTGGCTTCACTAACATTAGTTTATATCCACAGTTATGGAACGCTTCTGGAATTACCTATACAGAGTTAATTGATAGGTTAATCGAATTAGCGATTGCTGAATTTAATAGACGTAAACAAATTCACCATGACTTTACACCACTTGGTAAGGAAAAATTATCAAAATAA
- a CDS encoding ABC transporter ATP-binding protein: MTTIKIEHLNKHFHKHNVLNDINLTFKPDRIYGLLGRNGAGKSTLLSIITGLNFTSSGNVMIDGESVNDNCGALSDVFMMSETNMYPDSMKVRDIIKNTAKLYYGFDKSLANRLVREFGVDIKTSFSKLSTGYHSIVKDIIALCVPVNVVIFDEPTLGLDANHRELFYSELIQSYSDRPRTMIISTHLIDEIANLVSDVVIIDDGRIIVDGENEELLKNAHEITGPENELDAYCDGLNVIGSKKLANLKTNYVYGQLNDDRKVPDTVSINGMDLQTLFIYLTSRDEELFDEEETI, encoded by the coding sequence ATGACAACGATTAAAATTGAGCATTTAAATAAGCATTTTCACAAACATAACGTATTGAATGATATTAACCTGACCTTTAAGCCTGATCGAATCTACGGCTTATTAGGCCGAAATGGTGCTGGGAAGAGTACCTTGTTAAGCATCATTACGGGGCTTAACTTTACTAGCTCCGGGAATGTAATGATTGATGGCGAATCAGTTAATGATAATTGCGGTGCCCTTAGTGATGTTTTTATGATGAGCGAAACGAACATGTATCCAGATTCGATGAAGGTTCGCGATATCATTAAAAATACTGCTAAGTTGTATTATGGCTTTGATAAGTCGTTGGCTAATCGCTTAGTGCGTGAATTTGGGGTGGATATTAAGACTAGTTTTAGTAAGCTCTCGACTGGTTACCATTCAATCGTCAAGGATATTATTGCACTATGCGTTCCAGTGAACGTGGTGATTTTCGATGAACCAACGCTAGGATTAGATGCTAATCATCGGGAATTATTTTACTCCGAGTTAATTCAATCCTATAGCGATCGACCTCGAACAATGATTATTTCGACCCACTTGATCGATGAAATTGCTAACCTAGTTAGTGATGTCGTAATTATTGATGATGGGCGGATCATTGTCGATGGTGAAAATGAGGAGCTACTAAAGAACGCCCACGAAATTACCGGGCCCGAAAATGAATTAGATGCCTACTGTGATGGATTGAATGTGATTGGAAGTAAAAAGCTCGCTAATTTAAAGACGAACTATGTCTACGGTCAATTAAATGATGATCGCAAGGTACCGGATACGGTCTCGATTAATGGAATGGATTTGCAAACGCTCTTTATTTACTTAACGAGTCGGGATGAGGAATTATTCGATGAAGAAGAAACGATTTAG
- a CDS encoding GntR family transcriptional regulator, whose protein sequence is MQFDFDISEPIYLQVAEQIEDAIFTGAFPANNQIPSTTEISKQFHINPATVLKGMNILVNEGLLEKRRGMGTFVTIDGQKRVVEKRHSQFYENFVVDMIHEADKLKLGQDEVLKLIQRGYQHDND, encoded by the coding sequence ATGCAGTTTGATTTTGACATTTCGGAACCGATTTATTTGCAAGTGGCCGAACAGATTGAGGACGCCATCTTTACCGGGGCGTTTCCGGCAAATAATCAAATTCCATCGACGACTGAAATTTCAAAGCAGTTTCATATTAATCCAGCAACGGTGCTGAAGGGGATGAACATATTGGTAAACGAAGGGTTATTAGAAAAACGACGTGGAATGGGCACGTTCGTAACGATTGATGGCCAAAAGCGGGTGGTTGAAAAACGCCACTCCCAATTCTACGAAAACTTTGTCGTTGATATGATTCATGAGGCTGATAAGTTAAAGTTAGGCCAAGATGAGGTTTTAAAATTAATTCAACGGGGGTATCAACATGACAACGATTAA
- a CDS encoding MetQ/NlpA family ABC transporter substrate-binding protein yields the protein MKKVGFLLSLVVAFIALLVIGPGGAHSKNSLTIGASNIPHAQILNHIKPELEKEGIHLNVRVFQDYILPNKALASGELDANYFQTIPFLNQWNRQNHGDLVNVGAVHLEPMGIYSKKVKRLQDLKPNSTILVSNNAPDYGRILELFQQAGLIKIKKGVSIEQANFSDIVSNPRHLVFKNSYEPKLLPEIYENGEGDAVAINANYAVQSGLNPKKQAIALQKSSPNSPYNNIVAVRKEDRNKPQIKKLMKVLESKPVQKWIYDHYKGGVLPAHKY from the coding sequence ATGAAAAAAGTTGGTTTCTTACTTTCCTTAGTGGTTGCGTTCATTGCACTATTGGTAATTGGCCCCGGTGGTGCGCATTCGAAAAATTCACTTACGATTGGGGCTTCCAATATCCCACATGCCCAAATTTTGAATCACATTAAACCGGAATTGGAAAAGGAAGGCATTCACCTGAATGTACGGGTGTTTCAAGACTACATCCTCCCCAATAAGGCGTTAGCATCCGGTGAATTAGACGCAAACTACTTCCAAACGATTCCATTCTTGAACCAATGGAATCGGCAAAATCATGGTGATTTAGTTAACGTTGGAGCGGTGCATTTGGAACCAATGGGGATTTATTCTAAAAAGGTAAAGCGCCTGCAGGATTTAAAACCCAATTCGACCATCTTAGTTAGTAACAATGCACCTGACTATGGTAGAATTTTGGAACTCTTCCAACAAGCAGGCTTGATTAAAATCAAGAAGGGTGTCAGCATTGAACAGGCCAACTTCTCTGATATTGTAAGTAACCCCCGCCACCTCGTATTTAAGAATAGTTATGAACCTAAACTACTGCCAGAAATTTACGAAAACGGTGAAGGGGATGCGGTAGCAATTAATGCTAACTATGCTGTCCAAAGTGGCTTAAACCCGAAGAAGCAAGCAATTGCACTCCAAAAGAGTAGCCCAAATTCTCCATACAACAACATTGTTGCGGTCCGAAAAGAAGATCGGAATAAGCCGCAAATTAAGAAGTTAATGAAGGTCTTAGAATCAAAACCAGTTCAAAAATGGATTTACGATCATTATAAGGGTGGCGTTTTACCAGCCCATAAATACTAA
- a CDS encoding methionine ABC transporter permease: MDNQGLSSYFQFKNVNWPNMWSATWETVWMTLVSMILVAVIGIALGLILFETRDKKGFWYRVLNFVVSVLVNIFRSIPYIILIVLLLPITKNIVGTIIGPTAAIPSLVISAAPFYARMVESNFREIDNGVIEAVRSMGATNWEIIWKVLIPESTPALIAGATVTTISLISYTAMAGAIGAGGLGNLAYLDGFQSNNNSITLVATVIILIFVFIAQFLGDTFVKRTDKRGL; the protein is encoded by the coding sequence GTGGATAATCAAGGTTTAAGTTCGTATTTTCAATTTAAAAACGTAAATTGGCCGAATATGTGGTCAGCCACCTGGGAAACAGTTTGGATGACGTTGGTCTCAATGATTTTAGTCGCTGTGATTGGAATTGCCCTGGGGTTAATTTTATTTGAAACGCGCGATAAGAAGGGATTTTGGTACCGGGTATTAAATTTCGTCGTTTCAGTATTGGTTAACATCTTCAGATCGATTCCATACATTATTTTAATCGTATTGTTACTTCCGATTACCAAGAACATCGTGGGGACCATCATTGGACCTACCGCAGCGATCCCATCATTGGTCATTTCCGCTGCACCATTTTATGCGCGGATGGTGGAATCCAATTTCCGCGAAATTGACAACGGAGTGATCGAAGCGGTCCGGTCAATGGGAGCGACTAACTGGGAAATCATCTGGAAGGTCTTGATTCCAGAAAGTACGCCCGCATTGATTGCCGGTGCGACTGTGACCACGATTTCGTTAATCTCATACACCGCCATGGCCGGTGCGATTGGTGCCGGTGGGCTTGGAAACTTAGCCTATTTGGATGGATTCCAATCAAATAACAATAGTATTACGTTAGTGGCTACCGTAATCATTTTGATTTTTGTGTTCATTGCTCAATTTTTGGGTGACACATTCGTTAAAAGAACCGATAAACGTGGACTATAA
- a CDS encoding methionine ABC transporter ATP-binding protein, which produces MIRFKDVSKVFQLKDSQLKAVNNVNLTIDDGDIFGIIGYSGAGKSTLVRMLNGLETPTSGSVEINGHDIAKLHGKELRDQQKQIGMIFQHFNLLWSRTIIENLMLPLELARIDKSTRVAKAKKLIELVGLKGRENDYPSELSGGQKQRVGIARALANDPKLLISDEATSALDPQTTDEILDLLVKINHDLGISIVLITHEMHAIRKVARNIAVMQDGSVVEKGSVSDIFNHPKQPITKRFVSENDAPNTKDTTMALDELVNRYPNGSIIKLTFNGKRSQSPVVSQVAKQRPDLEINIIEGALHPTQAGTIGTLVIQLLGDPAEQKKALEDFQTLKVETEVLSRG; this is translated from the coding sequence TTGATTCGATTTAAGGATGTATCAAAGGTTTTTCAGCTGAAGGATAGCCAACTAAAGGCAGTTAATAACGTTAATTTAACGATTGATGATGGCGATATCTTTGGGATTATCGGTTATTCTGGTGCTGGGAAGAGTACGTTAGTTAGAATGTTGAACGGGTTGGAAACCCCCACGAGTGGCTCTGTTGAAATTAACGGTCATGACATTGCTAAATTGCATGGGAAAGAACTGCGGGACCAACAAAAACAAATTGGGATGATCTTCCAACACTTTAATTTGTTATGGTCACGAACCATCATTGAGAATTTGATGTTGCCATTAGAACTGGCCCGGATTGACAAATCCACCCGGGTGGCAAAGGCCAAGAAGCTAATTGAATTGGTCGGGCTAAAGGGCCGTGAAAATGACTATCCATCAGAACTTTCCGGTGGACAAAAGCAACGGGTCGGCATTGCCCGGGCGTTAGCTAATGATCCCAAACTATTAATTTCTGATGAAGCAACGAGTGCTTTGGATCCCCAAACGACTGATGAAATTTTAGACCTATTGGTTAAAATTAATCATGACCTGGGTATTTCAATCGTTTTAATTACCCATGAAATGCATGCCATCCGAAAAGTGGCGCGCAACATTGCGGTCATGCAAGATGGGAGCGTAGTGGAAAAGGGCAGTGTTAGTGATATCTTTAACCATCCTAAACAACCAATTACTAAGCGCTTCGTAAGTGAAAACGATGCACCAAATACTAAGGACACCACGATGGCACTGGATGAATTAGTGAACCGCTATCCAAATGGATCCATTATTAAATTAACGTTCAATGGTAAACGCTCCCAATCGCCAGTGGTCTCCCAGGTAGCTAAGCAACGGCCAGACTTGGAAATCAACATCATTGAAGGGGCACTACACCCGACCCAAGCCGGGACGATTGGGACTTTGGTCATTCAGTTACTGGGTGACCCGGCAGAACAAAAGAAAGCGCTCGAAGACTTTCAGACACTAAAAGTAGAAACGGAGGTACTAAGCCGTGGATAA